The Triticum urartu cultivar G1812 unplaced genomic scaffold, Tu2.1 TuUngrouped_contig_8046, whole genome shotgun sequence DNA segment CCAACGACCGGAAACACATCAAGGAAATCGATCGGACGGCCGGATTCGTCTGAGCTCTGAGGAGGGTCGGTGAGACATCCTTCTCTTATTTCTGGATGCTCTAGAAAGCTCCGCAGGGCTAGCAGCTCCAGTGGCATCACCTATCAGCTCATTCAAGTGGTGGTAGATCAGCTATCCCAGACAACACCAAATTACACACTACAAATGTAGATGTGGCTATGAGCAAGAGATCATTTGGCAGTTTGCAAATAGGAAATCAGCACTGCCACTGATCAACTTAGCAAATCCATGAGCATAGCTATAGGATCAGGGCATCCACATGTAAACCAGAGAATCACGGGAGCTCCTATGACAACAACTATAACATGAACAGCCTGCAAACCCTATGCATGAGTAGGGCATAGAGCAACAACCAACCAGCACCACATCGACATAGCCACAGCCATGTCCCAACAGTAGCCAAAGCAGAGGAGTAGGCGGAAGATGGAGTTCACCAATGGAGGTTGTAGCCGAGGCAGTACTCAGTGGGCGCTGGGGTTGCGCTTGAACGCCGTCCAACCAGCGAGGAACCGCTTCCTACACCGCACACCCACGCCCCTGCGTCGGAGCTGCTACTTGCACTGTCCACATCCTGAAGCCATAACGGGGCACCATCATATAATGTAGGCCAATATGAAAAGAAGATTCATCTCATAATTAAATACAGCAAGACACATGAAGTAAACCTAATTGTAAGAGCAAGCTGTGCACAATTGATAGATGGTAGTGCACAGCTTGCTCTTACAATTAGTTCCTCTGGCATGGTCCCTATAGAAACACAGAACTACTCTATTACTGAGGTCAATTTTGGCTCCAAAACTTTCAGTTTCAGCAATTACACAAACAGTAGGCTTCCTGGTTTACCTTTTCAGCAATTACACAAGCCAATTAAGAATGAAAATCGACAAATTATGATTAAATCAATTGTAGGCCAAAATTTGGAAGTTAAAAGAAATCAAGTTGGTGAAATACTACCGGCACGCTAAAGGTGAAAAGAGTCCAAATCTGGCATAGAAGGAACTTGAATGATACTTTTCTAACTCGAATGATTTTTGTGATCATATATGCACACTAACCCAAGTGTAGCAATCACCACATCCCAAGCAAAACTTCCTAATACATCAATCAAACGGGGCACACCAAAGCACCAAAGCATCTCCAAGGGTACTCCTAATTAGCATATGACCTCAAGACTAAACCTCTCCTTGACAACAAAGGCATactttgaaaaaaaatgtttctAGATGTAATGCTCCCTTGGACAGCAAACTAACAAAATAAGATAGCTCCAAAGAGCCCCTTCCTTGGAACCTAGCTAGAGTAGTAAACGAATAAGAAGCCACAGCTCCTTTACCAAAACCTAGCCTTCCTGCATGCAAAAAGGAACAAACCCAGCAGGGTTCCTACCAACGTCCAGCCAAGAAATAAAAGGCATATGTCCACACCCCACTAAAAACAAGCACAAATTCTTTTGGCCTCTACCAGAATCAAGACAAAAAAGAAAAGAGTACAACACCCTAAAGTGACACGGTGGTGGGCTCCTGAGAATTCATAATATATGGGAAAAATGCAAGAAGAGATATGAGAATAATGCCTAGGCAATGGGGATCTGAGAACAGTAATAAAATAGTTGTTCTGAAAAGGATAATGACTACATGGTGATACCTGCAAAAGAAGATGACAGCGCCCAGCCACTTTGACAATACAATCAGCAGAACCCTGCATATAATAACGTGTTAATACACTGAAGCTAGCAATTAAAGCAAGACATAACAACAGAAGTAGCAGCAGCACATCTCTTGCTATGAATGGAGGAATAGTAATATCAAGCAGTGTAGGGAGTAGCAGAAACACACCTTGCTTCTCCGG contains these protein-coding regions:
- the LOC125531762 gene encoding uncharacterized protein LOC125531762 isoform X2 — encoded protein: MGTGMVVVVVVMMRNLRSMPLLLRIAAPWPLLLRIAAPQSSSCDAITRTLCRTCSTSFASKLFRLLLLCPWRPGEARVLLIVLSKWLGAVIFFCRYHHVVIILFRTTILLLFSDPHCLGIILISLLAFFPYIMNSQEPTTVSL